In Providencia rettgeri, the following proteins share a genomic window:
- a CDS encoding arsenic transporter: protein MLIAALIFILTITFVIWQPKGLGIGWSATIGAILALIFGVISFQDIPIVWNIVWNATATFVAVIIISLLLDESGFFEWAALHVAKWGGGKGKLLFSYIVLLGATVAALFANDGAALILTPIVIAMLLALGFNKGTTLAFVMAAGFIADTASLPLIVSNLVNIVSADFFNIGFTEYASIMVPVDFAAIIATLAMLHWFFRKDIPKQYDVTKLSEPALVIKDMTTFKAGWLVLVLLLIGFFVLEPLGIPVSAIAAIGALILWVIAARGHTINTKKVLRGAPWQIVIFSLGMYLVVYGLRNAGLTDYLSETLNYLADKGLWVATLGTGFITALLSSIMNNMPTVLIGALSIEGSQATGVIQQAMVYANVIGADLGPKITPIGSLATLLWLHVLSQKNMTITWGYYFKTGIIMTLPVLIVTLVALVLRLSLFHLG from the coding sequence ATGTTGATTGCTGCATTAATTTTTATTTTAACGATTACGTTTGTTATTTGGCAGCCTAAAGGGTTGGGTATTGGTTGGAGTGCAACAATAGGGGCAATATTAGCCCTGATCTTTGGTGTGATCAGTTTTCAAGACATCCCGATTGTTTGGAACATTGTTTGGAATGCCACGGCGACATTTGTTGCCGTCATTATCATTAGCCTACTTTTAGATGAAAGTGGTTTCTTTGAATGGGCTGCATTACATGTTGCCAAATGGGGTGGGGGTAAAGGAAAACTGTTATTCAGTTATATTGTGTTACTTGGAGCAACGGTAGCGGCCTTATTTGCCAATGATGGTGCAGCATTGATATTAACGCCCATTGTGATTGCGATGTTATTGGCACTTGGTTTCAATAAAGGCACGACATTAGCCTTTGTCATGGCTGCCGGGTTTATCGCAGATACAGCGAGCTTGCCGCTGATTGTTTCGAACCTCGTGAATATCGTTTCTGCGGACTTCTTTAATATTGGTTTTACAGAATATGCATCAATTATGGTGCCAGTGGATTTTGCAGCAATTATTGCAACATTAGCGATGCTGCATTGGTTTTTCCGTAAAGATATTCCTAAACAATATGATGTTACCAAACTGAGTGAGCCCGCCTTAGTCATTAAGGACATGACAACGTTTAAAGCAGGTTGGCTGGTATTAGTGCTGTTGCTTATCGGTTTTTTTGTCTTAGAACCATTAGGTATTCCAGTGAGTGCAATTGCGGCTATTGGCGCTTTAATTCTTTGGGTGATTGCAGCCAGAGGCCATACGATTAATACCAAAAAAGTATTACGTGGAGCACCGTGGCAAATCGTCATTTTCTCTTTAGGAATGTATTTGGTTGTTTATGGTTTAAGAAATGCAGGGTTAACCGATTATCTTTCTGAAACGCTGAATTACCTTGCCGATAAAGGGTTATGGGTAGCAACTCTAGGCACTGGATTTATCACTGCATTGTTATCATCAATAATGAATAACATGCCAACGGTATTAATTGGTGCTCTCTCTATTGAAGGCAGTCAAGCAACAGGAGTTATTCAACAAGCGATGGTTTATGCGAATGTGATTGGGGCTGATTTGGGGCCAAAAATTACGCCAATTGGCAGTTTGGCGACATTGCTGTGGCTACATGTTTTATCACAAAAGAACATGACCATTACATGGGGATATTATTTCAAAACAGGGATTATCATGACACTCCCTGTACTCATTGTCACACTCGTTGCTTTAGTGCTTCGACTATCATTATTTCATTTAGGGTAA
- a CDS encoding metalloregulator ArsR/SmtB family transcription factor has translation MEPLQLFKILGDQTRLDIVLLLKAAGELCVCDIYTALNLSQPKTSRHLAMLRESGLLLDSKQGKWVHYRLSPILLPWVKSVIDVTYATEKNRVADLLNSLETKEPAGRCAV, from the coding sequence ATGGAACCACTACAGCTGTTTAAAATTTTAGGTGACCAAACAAGGCTTGATATCGTGCTGCTTTTGAAAGCAGCTGGTGAACTGTGTGTGTGTGATATTTATACGGCTTTAAATCTATCACAACCAAAGACATCTCGACATCTAGCAATGCTTAGGGAATCGGGTCTTTTGCTCGATTCAAAACAGGGTAAATGGGTTCATTATCGATTATCTCCGATATTACTACCGTGGGTGAAAAGTGTCATTGATGTCACTTATGCCACAGAGAAAAATAGAGTTGCAGATTTGCTTAACAGCCTAGAGACAAAAGAACCTGCTGGCCGTTGTGCAGTATAA
- a CDS encoding GNAT family N-acetyltransferase, whose protein sequence is MRNYWVGVNHSLSTNSFKLISVEVDNKIVGVVGLELCIKPNGKHRGEICKLLVVPDYRRKGLARRLMLAAEQIAWETGLTLLTLDTNTKGITVSLYSALGWQVSGEIPEFAQSVNGALESTTIMFKLKPER, encoded by the coding sequence ATGAGAAATTATTGGGTTGGTGTTAATCACTCTTTATCAACAAATAGTTTTAAGCTTATCTCAGTAGAGGTAGACAATAAAATTGTTGGTGTCGTTGGGCTTGAGCTATGTATAAAACCAAATGGTAAACATCGAGGTGAAATTTGTAAGTTATTGGTGGTACCTGATTACAGGCGCAAAGGGCTAGCAAGGAGACTAATGCTAGCGGCTGAGCAAATAGCATGGGAAACAGGATTGACGCTTTTAACATTAGATACAAATACCAAAGGAATAACAGTTAGCTTATATAGCGCTTTAGGATGGCAGGTTAGCGGTGAAATCCCTGAGTTCGCTCAATCAGTTAATGGTGCTCTTGAATCAACGACGATTATGTTCAAGTTAAAGCCTGAAAGATAA
- a CDS encoding isochorismatase family protein: protein MDKALIVIDAQNDYLSDGRFPLWNIDTTLEHISNKISEYERTGDIVIFIQHLSPQGAAFFDETTDGCELVSKLTNLSPGHLIVTKKHGNSFDETNLNDLLITHNINHIELCGMMTQNCVLFTAISEQAKKYKLSVLGNCCTSVSPVVHAVALRGLSRITNVI, encoded by the coding sequence ATGGACAAGGCATTAATTGTTATTGACGCACAAAATGACTATCTTTCTGATGGTCGGTTTCCCTTATGGAATATTGATACTACTTTGGAGCATATATCCAATAAAATTTCAGAGTATGAAAGAACTGGTGATATTGTGATTTTTATTCAACACTTATCACCACAAGGAGCCGCTTTTTTTGATGAAACAACAGATGGTTGTGAACTTGTTTCTAAGCTCACTAACTTATCTCCAGGTCATTTGATTGTGACTAAAAAGCATGGTAATTCCTTCGATGAAACAAATCTCAATGACTTGCTTATAACCCATAATATTAACCATATCGAATTATGCGGGATGATGACTCAAAATTGCGTCCTATTTACTGCTATTTCTGAACAAGCAAAAAAATATAAATTATCAGTATTAGGTAACTGCTGTACAAGCGTCTCACCTGTAGTCCATGCTGTAGCACTGAGGGGCTTATCTAGAATAACGAATGTTATCTAA
- the folD gene encoding bifunctional methylenetetrahydrofolate dehydrogenase/methenyltetrahydrofolate cyclohydrolase FolD — protein MLAKIIDGKTIAQTIRQEVAQKVQLRLEQGKRAPGLAVILVGANPASQIYVGSKRRACEEVGFISRSYDLPDTTTEAELLKLIDDLNQDPEIDGILVQLPLPAGIDNVKIIERIHPDKDVDGFHPYNVGRLCQRAPRLRPCTPKGIVTLLERCGINTYGLNAVIIGASNIVGRPMSLELLLAGCTTTVTHRFTKDLEHHVRHADLVVVAVGKPNFIPGEWIKPGAIVVDVGINRLESGKVTGDVDFDEAAKNAAWITPVPGGVGPMTVATLIQNTLQACEEYHDI, from the coding sequence ATGTTAGCAAAAATTATTGATGGGAAAACGATTGCGCAGACAATTAGGCAAGAAGTTGCCCAAAAAGTACAATTACGTTTAGAACAAGGAAAACGTGCTCCCGGCCTTGCCGTTATTTTAGTCGGTGCTAACCCTGCTTCACAAATCTATGTCGGCAGTAAACGCCGTGCTTGTGAAGAAGTCGGTTTTATTTCGCGTTCTTATGATTTACCGGACACAACGACAGAAGCTGAATTACTCAAGTTAATTGATGATTTAAACCAAGACCCTGAAATTGATGGCATTTTAGTTCAACTTCCATTACCTGCGGGGATTGATAACGTCAAAATCATTGAGCGTATTCACCCAGACAAAGACGTTGATGGGTTTCATCCATACAATGTCGGCCGCCTGTGCCAACGTGCACCACGCCTTCGCCCATGCACCCCAAAAGGGATTGTTACGCTACTTGAACGTTGTGGTATCAACACCTATGGTTTAAATGCTGTAATTATTGGTGCATCGAACATTGTTGGTCGTCCAATGAGCCTAGAGCTTCTGCTAGCAGGCTGCACCACAACAGTAACCCACCGCTTTACTAAAGATTTAGAGCACCACGTTCGCCATGCTGATTTAGTCGTCGTCGCTGTGGGGAAACCTAATTTTATTCCTGGAGAATGGATTAAACCAGGGGCAATTGTGGTCGATGTCGGCATCAACCGTTTAGAGAGCGGAAAAGTCACAGGAGATGTCGATTTTGACGAAGCTGCGAAAAACGCCGCTTGGATAACCCCGGTTCCTGGTGGTGTTGGCCCAATGACCGTTGCGACTTTAATTCAAAACACCCTTCAGGCATGTGAAGAGTACCACGATATTTAA
- the ybcJ gene encoding ribosome-associated protein YbcJ: MDIFNLNGHPHVELCDLLKIEGWAESGAMAKAMIADGLVEVDGVVETRKRCKIVAGKIVSMGSEKIKVVE, encoded by the coding sequence ATGGATATATTCAATTTAAATGGGCACCCACACGTAGAACTGTGTGATTTGCTAAAAATTGAAGGCTGGGCTGAAAGCGGTGCAATGGCAAAAGCTATGATTGCAGATGGCTTAGTTGAAGTTGATGGCGTGGTCGAAACACGCAAGCGCTGTAAAATTGTCGCGGGTAAAATCGTTTCAATGGGCAGTGAAAAGATTAAAGTTGTAGAATAA
- the fruB gene encoding fused PTS fructose transporter subunit IIA/HPr protein: MFNLPISDIHLAAAASDKKNAIEQVANALENAGYAKSGYVQGMLNRENQAPTFLGNGIAIPHGTTETRDQVLKTGFAVFQFPDGIDWGDNQTAYIVIGIAAQSNEHLELLRQLTHIISDEHTADAMAKADTAETLKQLLMGERTIQPVKFDDSMVTVSAQVDNINTLKIQNIISLQNAEAISTDFITQVLTQTPSYLGQGIWLSDSPIGNIQNAIALSTVKRSFNFQGNPVNVLITLSYANYQIETLLLKISNLLKNKEANRILENNNVNKLINLLRPDDSHAESESLNTNTSGMTQDFTILNPHGLHTRPSTLLVTAIKQFESKITVSNLDGTATPVNGRSLMKIVSLGAKCGHRLRIHAEGVDAQEAIATIGEAINSGLGEKVA, translated from the coding sequence ATGTTTAACTTACCAATAAGCGATATTCACCTTGCAGCTGCTGCATCTGATAAAAAAAATGCAATAGAACAGGTTGCCAATGCCTTAGAAAATGCAGGTTATGCAAAAAGCGGTTATGTGCAAGGAATGCTTAACCGAGAAAACCAAGCTCCTACCTTTTTAGGAAATGGTATTGCTATTCCACACGGGACAACAGAAACGCGAGATCAGGTATTGAAAACAGGTTTTGCTGTCTTTCAATTTCCTGATGGTATTGATTGGGGTGATAACCAAACAGCTTATATTGTTATTGGCATTGCCGCTCAATCAAATGAGCATCTCGAATTGCTTCGCCAATTAACCCACATAATCAGTGATGAACACACCGCTGATGCAATGGCTAAAGCTGACACAGCCGAAACCTTAAAGCAACTTCTAATGGGTGAGCGCACAATTCAGCCAGTAAAATTTGATGACTCCATGGTCACGGTAAGTGCTCAGGTTGATAATATAAATACATTGAAAATACAGAATATTATTAGCCTACAAAACGCCGAAGCTATTAGTACCGACTTTATTACCCAAGTTCTTACTCAAACACCATCATATTTAGGTCAAGGTATTTGGTTAAGTGATAGCCCTATCGGAAATATTCAGAATGCGATTGCGCTATCGACAGTAAAAAGATCATTTAACTTTCAAGGTAACCCTGTCAACGTCCTAATTACACTCTCTTACGCTAATTATCAAATAGAGACTTTGTTACTAAAAATAAGCAATTTATTGAAAAATAAAGAAGCGAATCGCATTCTTGAAAATAATAACGTTAACAAACTAATTAATTTATTGCGCCCTGATGACTCACACGCAGAAAGCGAATCATTGAACACAAATACATCTGGCATGACTCAGGACTTCACCATTCTTAACCCACATGGGTTACATACGCGACCTAGCACACTATTAGTCACCGCCATTAAGCAATTCGAAAGCAAGATTACAGTCAGTAATCTTGATGGTACTGCGACTCCCGTAAATGGTCGAAGCTTAATGAAAATTGTCAGCTTAGGCGCTAAATGTGGGCATCGCTTACGTATTCACGCAGAAGGTGTAGATGCACAAGAAGCCATTGCTACCATTGGTGAGGCAATCAATTCAGGACTTGGAGAAAAAGTCGCATGA
- the fruK gene encoding 1-phosphofructokinase gives MSRRVATITLNPAYDLVGLLPDIHRGDVNLVKTAGLHAAGKGINVAKVLKNLGIDVTVGGFLGKENQDGFQKAFSETGIANRFQVVEGRTRINVKLTEHTGAVTDFNFSGFSVTKADWQRFVTDSLSWAGQFDMICVSGSLPQGVDLNDFTHWMLRLREQCMCVIFDSSREAFVAGLKASPWLVKPNHRELEIWAGKPLPTQQDIVNAANQLRQQGIAHVVVSLGEKGAMWVNSSGAWFAKPPECEVISTVGAGDSMVGGLIYGLMMRQTSDHTLRLATAVSALAVSQPNVGITDRAQLAHMMTKVDLQPFTAE, from the coding sequence ATGAGCAGAAGAGTCGCAACGATCACGTTAAACCCTGCCTACGATTTGGTTGGGTTATTACCTGATATTCATCGCGGTGATGTGAACTTAGTCAAAACGGCGGGTCTTCATGCCGCTGGAAAAGGCATAAATGTGGCTAAGGTGCTTAAAAATTTAGGGATTGATGTCACTGTTGGTGGTTTTTTGGGTAAGGAAAACCAAGATGGCTTCCAAAAAGCATTCAGTGAAACCGGGATTGCTAACCGCTTTCAAGTCGTCGAAGGTCGTACTCGTATCAATGTCAAACTAACAGAGCATACGGGAGCTGTTACCGATTTTAATTTTTCAGGATTCAGTGTCACCAAAGCGGATTGGCAACGCTTCGTCACCGATTCATTAAGCTGGGCGGGTCAGTTCGATATGATTTGCGTCAGTGGCAGTTTACCTCAGGGTGTTGATTTAAATGATTTTACGCATTGGATGTTACGCCTTAGAGAACAATGTATGTGTGTCATTTTTGATAGTAGCCGCGAGGCCTTTGTCGCTGGGCTCAAAGCGTCTCCTTGGTTAGTAAAACCGAATCACCGTGAGCTTGAAATTTGGGCAGGAAAACCTCTCCCTACCCAGCAAGATATCGTAAATGCTGCAAATCAACTTCGACAACAAGGTATTGCCCATGTGGTGGTCTCTTTAGGCGAAAAAGGCGCTATGTGGGTCAACTCCTCCGGCGCTTGGTTTGCTAAACCACCTGAGTGTGAGGTTATCAGCACCGTTGGTGCAGGGGATTCAATGGTAGGCGGATTAATTTACGGGCTAATGATGAGACAAACAAGTGATCACACACTACGCTTAGCTACCGCGGTTTCTGCACTTGCAGTCTCTCAACCCAATGTCGGTATCACAGACCGAGCACAACTTGCGCATATGATGACGAAGGTTGACTTACAACCATTTACGGCTGAATGA
- the fruA gene encoding PTS fructose transporter subunit IIBC: MKILVAPSHQQGPAICWLAIDALKNVSASQNITFTEQLTDADIVICFDTQLPENFNCTDKKIYFGHPDIAVRQPAEFLASAINEATLCEQKITQPQHTKSYSVLAVTACPTGVAHTYMSAEALEAEAKKRGWNIKVETRGSVGVGNEITPEEIAQADLVIVAADIEVNVDKFAGKPMYRTSTSAALKKTAQELDKAIKEAITFTPQSGKKLSQSSGSNEKRGVYKHLLTGVSYMLPMVVAGGLCTALSFAFGLDASNVEGSLAWALSLIGGQTALALMVPVLSGYIAYSIADRTGLTPGLVGGVLATTLGAGFLGGIISGFLAGYSAHFISTRLKLPQTMEALKPILIVPLISTLFTGLAMIYVIGHPVAWLMDWLTHWLNTMGTTNAVILGAILGAMMCTDMGGPVNKAAYAFGVGLLSSQTYAPMAAIMAAGMVPPLAMGVATLLARHKFVPAEREAGKASFVLGLCFISEGAIPFAAKDPIRVLPVCIIGGAITGALSMYFGIQLMAPHGGLFVLLIPGAINHVLMYLFAIVAGTVVSGVLYAIVKKATPKDAQQAMASIA; the protein is encoded by the coding sequence ATGAAAATATTAGTCGCACCAAGCCACCAGCAAGGCCCTGCAATTTGTTGGCTAGCTATTGATGCCTTAAAAAATGTATCTGCCTCACAAAATATCACTTTCACTGAACAACTTACTGATGCTGATATCGTGATTTGTTTTGATACTCAGTTGCCTGAAAACTTTAATTGCACAGATAAAAAAATCTATTTCGGTCACCCCGATATCGCAGTGAGACAACCCGCTGAATTTCTGGCATCTGCAATTAACGAAGCGACACTTTGTGAGCAGAAAATCACCCAGCCACAGCATACAAAATCTTACTCTGTATTAGCCGTTACCGCTTGCCCGACAGGGGTTGCGCACACCTATATGTCTGCAGAAGCACTTGAAGCTGAAGCAAAAAAACGCGGCTGGAATATCAAAGTCGAAACCCGCGGCTCTGTCGGGGTTGGAAATGAAATTACGCCAGAAGAAATAGCACAAGCCGACTTAGTCATTGTCGCAGCCGATATCGAAGTCAATGTGGATAAGTTTGCAGGGAAACCCATGTACCGCACCTCCACCAGTGCTGCATTGAAGAAAACAGCACAAGAATTAGATAAAGCAATAAAAGAGGCCATTACATTCACACCTCAAAGCGGAAAAAAATTATCGCAATCAAGTGGATCTAATGAGAAACGTGGAGTCTATAAGCACTTACTCACTGGGGTATCATACATGCTCCCGATGGTTGTCGCTGGAGGGTTGTGTACTGCGCTTTCATTTGCATTTGGCTTAGATGCATCCAATGTAGAAGGCTCTCTAGCTTGGGCGCTTAGCCTAATTGGCGGACAAACCGCGCTTGCGCTGATGGTGCCCGTGTTATCCGGTTATATCGCCTATTCCATTGCTGACAGAACGGGGCTAACCCCAGGTTTGGTCGGTGGGGTACTTGCGACCACTTTAGGTGCTGGATTTTTGGGTGGTATCATTTCCGGTTTCCTTGCCGGTTATAGTGCTCACTTTATTAGTACCCGACTAAAATTGCCGCAAACGATGGAAGCGTTAAAGCCAATTCTAATCGTACCGCTCATTTCCACTTTATTTACAGGTTTAGCGATGATCTATGTCATTGGCCACCCTGTAGCTTGGTTAATGGATTGGCTAACTCACTGGTTAAATACCATGGGAACCACCAATGCAGTGATCTTAGGCGCAATTCTAGGTGCGATGATGTGTACGGATATGGGAGGCCCAGTCAATAAAGCGGCATATGCCTTTGGTGTCGGTCTATTAAGTTCACAAACCTATGCACCAATGGCAGCAATTATGGCGGCAGGAATGGTGCCACCTCTGGCAATGGGCGTTGCAACCCTATTAGCACGACATAAATTTGTTCCTGCTGAACGCGAAGCGGGTAAAGCCTCTTTTGTTCTCGGTTTATGTTTTATTTCAGAAGGTGCAATCCCATTTGCGGCCAAAGACCCGATTCGCGTTCTTCCTGTTTGCATTATTGGTGGCGCAATAACAGGGGCGCTATCCATGTACTTTGGTATTCAGTTAATGGCACCTCACGGTGGTTTATTTGTGCTGTTAATACCCGGAGCTATTAATCATGTATTGATGTATTTATTCGCGATAGTGGCTGGTACGGTGGTTTCAGGTGTGCTTTATGCCATTGTCAAAAAAGCAACGCCTAAAGATGCCCAACAAGCAATGGCGAGTATCGCTTAA
- the cysS gene encoding cysteine--tRNA ligase: MLQIFNTLSRQKEEFKPIHAGKIGMYVCGITIYDLCHIGHGRTFVAFDAISRYLRYLGYDLNYVRNVTDIDDKIIKRAAENNESVEELTTRMLAEMHKDFDALNILRPDSEPRATRHIDEIIELTQSLIARGHAYVATNGDVMFEVKTDPNYGQLSRQDLEQLQAGARVEVADVKRNPMDFVLWKMSKEGEPSWESPWGLGRPGWHIECSAMNSKTLGNHFDIHGGGSDLMFPHHENEIAQSTCAHDGPYVNYWMHSGMVMVDREKMSKSLNNFFTIRDVLEYYDAETVRYFLLSGHYRSQLNYTEENLKQARTALERMYTALRGTDKSAVPAGGDEFKARFIEAMNDDFNTPEAYSVLFDMVREVNRLKSEDMSAANGMAAQLRELASVLGLLEQDPEVFLKGGAQTEDDAEVAKIEALIQQRLDARKNKDWAQADAARDELTAMGVVLEDGASGTTWRRK; the protein is encoded by the coding sequence ATGCTACAAATTTTTAATACACTAAGTCGTCAAAAAGAAGAGTTTAAGCCCATCCACGCAGGGAAGATTGGGATGTATGTGTGTGGCATCACTATCTACGACTTGTGTCATATCGGTCATGGCCGTACATTTGTGGCGTTTGATGCAATTAGCCGTTATTTACGTTATTTGGGTTACGACTTAAATTATGTACGCAACGTGACTGATATTGACGATAAAATCATTAAACGTGCAGCAGAAAATAATGAAAGTGTAGAAGAGCTTACTACGCGCATGTTGGCAGAAATGCATAAAGATTTTGATGCATTGAATATTTTGCGTCCAGATAGCGAACCACGAGCAACTCGTCATATTGATGAAATTATTGAATTAACTCAAAGCTTGATTGCACGTGGTCATGCTTATGTCGCGACGAATGGCGATGTGATGTTTGAGGTGAAAACCGATCCAAACTATGGCCAGTTATCACGTCAAGACTTAGAACAGCTACAAGCGGGAGCTCGAGTTGAAGTGGCTGATGTAAAACGCAATCCGATGGATTTCGTCTTATGGAAAATGTCTAAAGAGGGGGAGCCGAGCTGGGAGTCCCCGTGGGGCTTAGGCCGCCCTGGATGGCACATTGAATGTTCGGCTATGAACAGTAAAACGTTAGGTAACCATTTTGATATTCACGGTGGCGGCTCTGATTTAATGTTCCCTCACCATGAAAATGAAATTGCTCAATCGACCTGTGCCCATGATGGCCCTTATGTGAATTATTGGATGCATTCAGGAATGGTGATGGTCGATAGAGAAAAAATGTCTAAATCTCTCAATAACTTCTTTACTATTCGTGATGTGCTTGAGTATTACGATGCAGAAACGGTGCGTTATTTTCTGTTGTCAGGCCATTACCGCAGCCAACTTAATTACACAGAAGAGAACTTGAAACAGGCACGTACTGCGCTTGAGCGCATGTACACGGCATTACGTGGTACAGATAAGTCAGCCGTACCAGCAGGTGGAGATGAGTTTAAAGCACGTTTCATTGAAGCGATGAATGATGACTTTAATACACCTGAAGCCTATTCGGTATTATTTGACATGGTACGTGAAGTTAACCGCCTGAAATCAGAAGATATGTCAGCAGCAAATGGTATGGCTGCACAATTGCGTGAGTTAGCAAGCGTGCTGGGTTTACTAGAACAAGACCCAGAAGTCTTTTTAAAAGGCGGCGCACAAACTGAAGATGATGCGGAAGTGGCAAAAATTGAGGCATTAATTCAACAACGTCTAGATGCACGTAAGAATAAAGATTGGGCGCAAGCGGATGCGGCTCGTGATGAACTTACTGCCATGGGGGTTGTGCTGGAAGATGGTGCATCTGGCACTACGTGGCGTCGCAAATAA
- the ppiB gene encoding peptidylprolyl isomerase B, producing the protein MVTFHTNHGDIVIKTFDDKAPVTVENFLTYCREGFYNNTIFHRVINGFMIQGGGFEPGMEQKNTKAPIKNEANNGVKNTRGTLAMARTNDPHSATAQFFINVADNDFLNFRSERPDGWGYCVFAEVVEGMDVVDKIKGVSTGRSGFHQDVPREDVIIEKVTVSE; encoded by the coding sequence ATGGTTACATTTCATACCAATCACGGTGACATTGTTATCAAAACGTTTGACGATAAAGCCCCCGTTACTGTCGAAAACTTTTTAACTTACTGCCGTGAAGGTTTTTACAATAATACCATTTTCCATCGTGTTATTAATGGCTTCATGATCCAAGGCGGTGGTTTTGAGCCGGGCATGGAACAAAAAAACACTAAAGCACCTATCAAAAATGAAGCTAACAACGGTGTAAAAAATACCCGTGGTACTTTAGCAATGGCTCGTACAAACGACCCACACTCTGCAACAGCACAATTTTTCATCAATGTGGCTGATAATGACTTCTTAAACTTCCGTTCAGAACGCCCTGACGGATGGGGTTACTGCGTGTTTGCTGAAGTGGTTGAAGGTATGGACGTTGTTGACAAAATCAAAGGGGTCTCAACAGGCCGTAGTGGCTTCCACCAAGACGTTCCTCGCGAAGACGTCATCATTGAAAAAGTGACTGTCAGCGAGTAA
- the lpxH gene encoding UDP-2,3-diacylglucosamine diphosphatase, translating to MSTYIIADLHLSEDEPAITAGFINFIQQQAIHAESLYILGDFFNYWVGDDDTNPLHQQVANELKQLTDRGVPCYFINGNRDFLIGKRYAKQCGMTILPQETLLELYGKRILILHGDTLCTDDAAYQNYRKKVHTPWIQRVFLLLPLFIRRRIAQKMRQNSQYASSMKAESIMDVNSKAVIDALQRHQAQWMIHGHTHRPAIHEINVGGKLHYRGVLGAWHHEGSAFVINEQGIELIFFPFE from the coding sequence ATGTCCACTTACATCATTGCAGATTTGCATTTGAGTGAAGATGAACCGGCGATCACCGCCGGTTTTATTAATTTCATTCAACAGCAAGCCATCCATGCCGAAAGCCTGTATATTCTCGGTGATTTTTTTAATTATTGGGTGGGCGATGATGATACCAATCCGCTACATCAGCAAGTTGCCAACGAACTAAAACAGCTCACTGACCGTGGAGTTCCTTGCTATTTCATTAATGGAAATCGGGATTTTTTAATTGGTAAACGCTATGCGAAACAGTGTGGCATGACCATACTCCCACAAGAAACATTGCTCGAACTTTATGGTAAGCGTATTTTAATTCTGCATGGTGATACTTTATGCACCGATGATGCCGCCTATCAAAATTACCGTAAAAAAGTTCACACACCTTGGATCCAACGAGTATTTTTACTACTCCCTCTCTTCATACGTCGCCGTATCGCACAAAAAATGCGGCAAAACAGCCAATATGCAAGCAGCATGAAAGCCGAATCGATTATGGACGTCAATTCAAAAGCCGTTATTGATGCATTACAAAGGCACCAAGCGCAATGGATGATCCATGGTCATACTCACCGGCCTGCCATTCATGAGATAAATGTTGGCGGTAAATTGCATTATCGGGGTGTATTAGGTGCATGGCACCACGAAGGTTCCGCCTTTGTGATTAACGAGCAAGGCATTGAACTGATTTTCTTTCCCTTTGAGTAA